A window of Rhipicephalus microplus isolate Deutch F79 chromosome 8, USDA_Rmic, whole genome shotgun sequence genomic DNA:
TTTACCAATAAATGAAAacagttttttctttattaatCTATTCAATGtcctctgggggggggggggggggcttcacaATACATCAGGTGTTTCAGCAACAAATTATAAACACAGAATTTTCAAGGAAAAAGTAAATTTGTTTAAAGTAAGGCAGTATTATGGGGTTATTTCTTGTTAACCTAATTGACTTTCTAATTATTTATATTTTATAATGCAACTTTTAAATTGTAGCCTGAGAGTTCCCAATGTGCAACCCCATGAAATTAAATCGGAGTGGTTCAGATTTTGACATAACTGCCAGGCCTAATTGATTCAGTATTGACAGTTCATTAAATGAGATGTGTATTCTGAGTTTGCTAGCTTTTAAACTTAAATTACATTCCATGTTCTGTACTTGAGTAAACATCTTCAAACAGTTTAGAATCAGCTTCCACGAAGCCGCTTCTCCAACTTGCGTTGTTAGTGCAGTGTGCTACACTCAATTCAGGCAACTTTCTGTTGATTGATTGGTCCTAAAAGGGACACTTTAGCATACAGCAGACAACGTCCAAATCAGGATCATCAGGCCTTGCTTTCAGGTCAAAAAAGTGTTTTTCTTAGTGGCACAGCAGGCCCACTTCATTGGCTTGCTATGTCTCTAAGAAATAATATTTTCAGCTAATCTACCATGTTTTGAACCTCATTATCCAGCTGTTTCTCAACATCCTGGCCAACTTTTTATTGGTTAGGCAAGTTTATTGTAGTTAGCCAGTCCAGCTTGTATACAGTGAAGAAACTGCTATTCACTAGCATGTTTAAGACCCTTAAGTCTGCTGCAAACATAATCCACATGAATAAAATCTCTTTAAATTTTGTGACATTCATTGGGGACAGTTGGCGGGAGGTGTTGTGAATGCAGTACAGAAGTAATTAATTTAAAATGCAATCTGCACTTTTTCACAGATTCTACAAACTCCCGGCGACCTCACGGATACTCAGTTAGCCGAAACTCTCGTTGAATCTACGAGCAAAAAGTTTGGTAAAATTGATATTCTGGTACGTCtctgatttttttcttctcccgAGAAATCCAATAAAAGCTCTTCATAGCACTCGAATAAAAATAATTTTCAAATTGTAAATCTGTTTTGCTCGCCTCTACAGGCATGAAACAAATTTATGGTTTCGTCACAATTGAACCACTGCGCAAGGCAATATTAGCTATATCAACCACTCTTAACACTTTAGAAATTGCCAGAGTTTTAAATAAGCACCAATGCATAATTTGTCTTGCTATCTTATTGTAGTTTGATATCTTTAGGTTCAAGTGAGTATATAACTATTAAAGATaaaattatttttgtttctaaTTGTGCTACGTTTAAATATTGATTGTTCAGGTtttgcatcccaaaaccacaatatgatgaCGGGAGACACTATTGtgaagggctcagaaaattttgaccattAGGTGTTTTTAATGTGCACACAGATTTAAGCACGCTAAGTCTCTGGCTTTTTGCTTCAATTCAGTTATGGCCGCCACCACCGAGCTTCCATgccacgacctttgggtcagctgTCAAGCACGATAATCACTTCACCACCTTGGCAGGGTGTTATAACAATGCTGAGCTGTACTTGTTAAGTCCACTTTATGGTGTTATTTAAGAATATTTGTGAGGATTTGGTGTTATCAACCTGCCTGTCATTGTTTCGTCTCTACAGGTCAATTGTGCCGGCATAATTGCCAATGGGAGCATTGAAAACACATCTCTTGAACAGTACGACGAAATGTTTGCCATTAACGTTAGGTACGTCCCATGAAAGCTCATCACTGCTTTGCTGTTGTCTGTGATCCTCTTTTTAAATGAAGCTTCCGTTATGtcgaattccaatggcagattgtGAGCATTCAACCCGATTGCGAGCAAAGCTCATAAATCGGAGAGGGATTGCTTTCACCCAATCTACGTTTGGAACGCGTGCACTTTAACGGGAGTAGTTAGTACGTGGAAAATCTAGCGAGAGGGTGTGAAGGCCATGAAGTGCTCTGGTCGTGCACGGTTACCTGCAATCGTAAACATTCGGCCGTGATGGGATGACAGGCACATGCACAGAATACATCACGCACATTTTCGGTTAACTTTGTTGATTTTGGCGGATCAAGAACTCTTTTTTCCTTGGAGTAATCTATATTCTGTAGGTGCTTGCATTCTGCCATTGGAACACACAATTCATGCTTCCAATGATTGCTCCACTCTGTGCAGAAAAAGTTGATCTGGATCTGCCATATGAATTCAGCGTAGTTACAGATTTTAGTGGGGGCAGCATAATTCACAAAAGGCTGTGAGAGGCTGCGGCTTGTCCACGTATGTCTCTGAAAAGTTGCGTATTCGAATAAAAATGATAGGATAAAAGTGGCCCAGGGTTACGAAGCATGCTGCGTGACGCATTTTCTTTCACCATGCCATCTCTTCCTGCTTAACTTCAGTGGTTTTGTCGGGCcaaaagaagagagaatgcaatagcACCGTGCGACAAATGTTTGTAAGTGCTTGTACTGGACAGATGCTAAAAATGTTTGCTGCGGTGAACTTGGGAGGCAGTAGTAAGCTCCGCTAGTGAATATGTTTCATGGCTACCCAAAAAAAGTGAATCAAAGTCCCTTTAAATGTTCGTTGCTTCTATTTAATTAGAAGATATTATTTAGTTTAGCAACTAAGTCAGTATCCTGAGAAAATTCGCTGAAAAATTCAAGTTTATCCTGCCAAAGCAGCAACACAAGCATGTGTCTATATGGAGAAGTCCACCATCTGAATCATTCGTGATCTGCGTGATGTAGTGAAAATGAAAAAGCACGATTGAATAAAGCATGTATGCTAATTCTTTGCGTGGGGGTCAACGACAACTGTGGGAGGAGCTAACGTTGTTTCTTTGGTAGTGAATGAGTATAGCTCAGAACTGATTATGTGAGGTTCATTGAAAATCTTCAGGGCATTTATTCGTGAATCAAAAACAAGTGTACAGCTGCCGAAGGCAGTGCACTTGCTACTTGTCTCAACAACGTTCATTCATTTTTGTGCAGGTCCGTGTTCCACTTAATGACACTGGCTGTGCCGCATCTGATCCTCAGCAAAGGGAACGTTGTCAACGTGTCTAGTGTCACTGGCATCAGATCGGTACGCTCCAACTTGTTGATTCGTTGTGATGCTGAAACTTACATTATCATTAAAGGAACTGTTCAACAATCTACTATACTCGTTAAGGAACTTTCAGAGGAAGTCAAGAGGGCTTTTAAATTTATTCTACAGAGAAGTGTAAAAAACCAGCatgaaatacactcaaacctcaatataacaaagccagatataatgaaataacAGTTATGTTTAAGTAGATGAACAATAGTCTTGCCATGTCTTTTTaacgaattttcagatataacaaacatATTTTCGTGACAGATGCAACCTTGTTATTAATAAAGTTTAAGTgtaactcttttttatttttttttcagcattgcTAAACTATAGTTGGACTTTGCAATAATTAAATCTCTTAGAAATGACATTTCCCTGACTACATAGTATATTGTTGTCCTTGGCAAATGCCTATACAATTCAGTGCATGTCTAGTTTCTCAGCAATGAAACATTGCAGAACTGCAATCGCGCAATAACGATAATTTACTCAGCATTTTTCCGCAGGTAATGTACTCTGGGAAAGTCAGCCGGCAGTAATATGTCCTCATACGCTACTGCTGTACAGTTGAATTAACCGAAAACTAACCACATTATGCTTGTGTGGGCACTGCCCTCTTTAGCTGCGTGTGCCAGATATCGTCATGGCCACTACATTGTTTAGTTTATACATTTAATTTTTTTATGTGCTGTTGCATCACCATGAGCTTTACCAAGACATGACTATTCTTTGCGTATCTAAAGCAATGCATTGTACACTGTGCACAGTTTATGTGGTCCTGCTTTAGCGAAGCATTGCATGTAAACTTCACGCGAAATGCTGCATGATTCACAAAGTGTCGCGCAAGCCACGGGGAGAAGTTTTCCAGCCCACGAGATGTGTCGGATGCATTCGACACAGTTCAGACGTTCGTAGCAATGGACAACGATGTCGTGATAGACTGCTTGCTGCTTAGCAAGGAAAGATGTATGTGTTTGCCACACGGCAAAGACTGACAAGCCAAACTAACAGACTTTTGGCGATAAATTTCAGTTTTTCTAGTCATTTCTCGACTTCTATTGTGTTATCTTTCGATAAGGTAATTCTCGCATTAGCGTAATTTCCTGTTTCCCCCGCCAATTGTGTTATGGTGGGGTGCTACTGTTTTGGCACATGTTGGCGACTGTCGACTGAATGATGAGAAACACTAATTTATTTTGAATAAAATTTCCCAAGCTTGGCTTACTGCTGTCTCTTTATTCAAACTGGAAAGACAAAGTAACGAGTTGCTtaccttttttttattccagtTTCAAAATGTGCTGGCCTACTGCATGTCCAAAAGTGCGGTTGATCAGCTGACCCATTGTTCTGCCCTAGGTAAGTTCACTGTGTCATTTTTTTCTGTAATGTTGTGCATCTATACCTACTCTATTAGGAGTCTCGGCACCTTAGTATTACATCTCGGAAAGGATAGGGTTTGAGCAAAATGGTGGGTCATTGCTTAGCAGAATACATAGTGCAGAAGTAAGCACGAGAACAAAGATGCACTCGTCCCATTGTCATCTTGTCGAGTGTTTGTTTCTGCACCGCATATTCAGTTATACAGGCGGGTTCGTTGAATGTTGCAGGAACTAAGAAAGTCAAGCCTGACTTCTCATGGCCCTGCTAAGTCCAAATTATCCACTACCAACTGTGCTTGGGTGGTTCCTCTTGGGATAATGTACGAGTATGTGTCTGTACATAAGGATGAGTCAGGTGCATACTATGTTTAAGGAATGAGTTGTCAAACTCTACTGCAACATTCATACTTGCACAGATGCAATAGTATAATGAAACAGCTTGTCTATAATTGAATGCCTATATGAAGAGCAAGTAAAATAATGTGGTATTTGACTTGCACCTTCTGAAAGTGCTGAATCACTTCAGGGTGCCGGCTAGCGGCCTGGCTTTTTCATCCATATCAACTGGTGTGATTATGCTCATGGTGAGGCACACAATACAGACCATAACAAGGCTAACAGTTGAACTCAGATCAAAATGAATAAACATGGTCTAAAAAATATTTGCAATAGCCGAGACGTTTGCATCCTACAACTCCATAGTTAACTTTTCATCTCAAGTTTAGAATTTGAAGTTGTTTAAAAATTCAACACCCTTCCACTCTTCGGCGAGCGCTCATCAGCGTTTCGATGGTGGTGCAGCACGGCATGTACATTCATTAATGGCTTACCTCTTTTGACAGAGCTGGCGAGCAAGCAAGTCAGGGTGAATGCTGTAAAGTGAGTTCTCCTGCACTTTTTCTACTTGGTGCATTTTATATGGCTTTGAAGGATGCATGGGTAGGTGTGCATGAACCAGGTGTCGGTGTACTGATTGTCGTACAGCAAGGAGTGTCTGAAGtgactctttatttttttttgtctggcttTAACagcattttaaatgcaaagcatttcttagcgaacttcggcgactttgagcgtatctatctatctatctagtcgcctatgGCTTTTAGTTCTCCTAGCTGTTCctttaatggtatcaataccaaatttggtatggcataacatgactgtatgatgaacataattgacaagtcataacatgactatcatgacatgtatttcatgatttacatttcatggtgttgctgcttttgcggtggtttcgttcacatgacacatgttgcgaaattggcatggtatgacatgactgcatggtgaacacaagtgacagaccctaacgtgggaatcatgtcatgtaagtcatgagttatgactacgtgccacacccATGGTACGCTCGCattcgtttcactagctttacatataccacatttgtattacgtgatgtgaatggatgacgaaggtatgggactagtgcaaacatgatagtcatgagatgtgtgtcatgtaagaacatgactacatgctacactcatgatgcgcacacggccgtttcgctagcttcacatgtaccgaattcggtattacgtgacatgaaccgatagcatatgtaaatgacacaaccaaacatgataatcatgacatgcatctcatgtaacaacatgactgcatgccaccatcatgatgcgctcggggccgtttcgctgggttcgcatatgccaaatttggtattacgtcacgtgagtggatgacaaaagtatgtgattggtacaaacatgataattatgagatgtgtTTTATGTAAGAACTTGATtacgtgccacactcaaggtgccaaAACACTTCGATGTGAACCAGTGAGCGTtcgcgttcattttgtcgcgtcacgccggcggtGTCACGCCAGGTGCTGGTTTCCCTGGCCAATACTTGCTGGCGCACAGtgctctgcgttgctttgacgcatgcttgTTTGAGTGCacccggcgtccttccgtcacgaagctaAGCAGATGCGCTGCTGCCTAGGTAACGTCggcggcgcgaaatgcagcatgtcgcattttgctccggttgccaccgggcctcCCTGACAGACGCTATTCTGCCTAGCATCCGACCCCGGCCGCCTGGATCACgcgcccgatccaggcggccatggtcagactatagagtgctcacagtttgctaacgtagcgtcgctgcgctgAGCGTGTGCGCGCATCAATGTTTtgtgcgctcgccgccgtttcgctttATTCACATACACCCAGTTTACGGCAGTAATACGGCACGTTAATGGACGACAAAGTTATGTGACAtgtctgaacatgataatcatgatagtCATGCCATGTAAAACTACATGGTACGTTCATAGCAaggtcgtggccgtttcgctagctgcacatataccaaatttgttatcaggtggcgtgaatagatgacaaaggtaaatgacacgttgaaacgtgataatcatgacatgaaagtattgtacggcataatttacctccgccttgtAATGTCGTCTTgtttttaaagagacatatcaacctttctcattcgtgctttgcatatcagcGATTCTcactacgtgggatctgccaattttttttgttaacaTGTTGGCATTGCATTGCACAGGCCTTTTTTACGTGGGTTGCGTAACTTGGATGACTTTGGCTTGAAGTTGTCTTCTAAAATATTCATGATCCTGTATGAAATTCAGGCAGTCGCCACCAAGTTTGTGCACTCTTCATTTCAGCCCCGGCGTAGTGCTCACAGAGCTGCAGAAGCGTGGAGGCATGACTGACGAGTCCTATGCCGCGGTGAGTTGACAGTTCAGTCAGGTGCTATATGGCAATCTTGCCATGTGCCGCAGAATCGCTCGAATGTAATCAAATGGGAAGATAGTACACAAATTTTAAAGTGATGCAGTTGAAGCATCCTTTAAAGAAGACAAAACCAAGCAGTACGCTAGCAGTGCTAGTGATTGATGCACATTGCTAAAGGGGCCTTGCGACACTTTTCCAAGTGATCGTTGCCTGGCGTCATTAAAGGAGTTTATTTCTTCATGAATCGGCTGCCACAAACATTTTTATAATCGCTCAAGTGGAGTAGGAGATTTATTGCACACTGCAACTGTTTCCTCTCATTCCGAAGAGCACATTGGAAGTTAAGCAGGAAGGAATAACAAGGGGTGAAGCAGTTACGTCGAGTGCATGTCATGACTTTAAGCACTTTTTTGTTCTTGAAATGCGCAGCTTGCTTACAAAGCGATTGTAAGCAAGCACGTGGCGCCCTCCCATGGCGGCAACGATAACTATGCTGCTGACGATGTTCATACCATCCAATAGCTGTGATTTTGGGTATATGGCACTATATTTTCGTTATACGGCATTGTTTGTAGAAAAAAGAGGGAATGATATCCAGTCAGCTTTCAGAATTAATTGTAAATTCCAGGTCACATGCTGCATTACAATGTTTCGCTCGCGTATTttcgggagcctcgactactgaTCAGCAGCGTTGTCGTACTATACTCAATAAGTGTTGTGGCACCCCTTTTAAAGATAAACGACAGCGAATGAATGACCTTACCAAACGTGTTCTTCGTATTGTCTCTAGTTTCATCATCTGTTCCTTCTATGACTGCACAAGGGCAGAAGCTAAAGAAGCACATTTGCCGTTTCTTTCTTGCCTTCTGCAGTTCTTGGAACACTCAAAGACGACTCACCCGTTAGGCCGAGTTGCAAATCCCGACGAAGTAGCCAAGGCTATTGCGTTTCTGGCATCGGATGCTGCTTCATTCATCACCGGAGTCACGCTACCGGTGGATGGTGGCCGACACGCAACTTGCGCTCGATAGCGCTGTGGAAGCACTGGAGGCCGGCTTTTCTCTCTTCCCCCACTGTGATTGATGTGGGAAACCCACTACTGCTGCTGAGAGGAGAATTTGTGGACAGATTTCGTTCTTTTTTCTAGTTTATTTGTTGTTTCGCTTATTTAAGTTCGTGGCTTAATTCAAATGAATATATGTAGTTTACAAATGTCTGCATTTCGTTCTCTGCTGGACAACTTGAAACAGTTGTCACGCGAACTACGCAATCTGTACAATCAGCGTCTAGGTACCGTGATACATGAAGAAAAGTTGAGCATATTTCCATTGCTTTGGCACGCAGCTTGCAATTTACATTTTCGGCATGTTCCTAAATGTGCTAACAACATGTACAGTGCAGGTAACCTGAAAACAGGCAGTAATTGCTGGGAAATTCAAAGCTTGTTTACACTATGTCATCTTTTGACGGGAACTTTTGATGCCAAC
This region includes:
- the LOC119164285 gene encoding 3-oxoacyl-[acyl-carrier-protein] reductase FabG, whose product is MPPEAIINLSGKVAIITGATSGIGWSTAKLFAKLGARLSLNGRKDDKLKLITEECQQYMPKDVKILQTPGDLTDTQLAETLVESTSKKFGKIDILVNCAGIIANGSIENTSLEQYDEMFAINVRSVFHLMTLAVPHLILSKGNVVNVSSVTGIRSFQNVLAYCMSKSAVDQLTHCSALELASKQVRVNAVNPGVVLTELQKRGGMTDESYAAFLEHSKTTHPLGRVANPDEVAKAIAFLASDAASFITGVTLPVDGGRHATCAR